The following are encoded together in the Macadamia integrifolia cultivar HAES 741 unplaced genomic scaffold, SCU_Mint_v3 scaffold1491, whole genome shotgun sequence genome:
- the LOC122063914 gene encoding 3-oxoacyl-[acyl-carrier-protein] synthase I, chloroplastic-like, whose protein sequence is MQTLQSSPAGPALRVSPIEPLRKQSPQLSTSARVDPKKQKKLWMKPISASAPKASSAPKRERDPKKRVVITGMGVASVFGNNVDVFYDRLLSGESGIDIIDRFDASKFPTRFGGQIRGFSSEGYIDGKNDRRLDDYLRFCIVAGKKALEHASLTRDGLSKQIFHSIK, encoded by the exons ATGCAGACCCTTCAATCTTCCCCAGCTGGTCCAGCCCTTCGCGTTTCCCCCATAGAACCTCTCCGTAAACAATCCCCTCAGCTCTCTACTTCAGCCAGAGTGGATcctaagaagcagaagaaacTATGGATGAAACCCATCTCTGCTTCAGCTCCAAAAGCTTCCTCTGCTcccaagagagagagggacccAAAGAAGAGAGTGGTTATAACGGGTATGGGTGTCGCCTCTGTATTTGGTAACAACGTCGATGTGTTCTATGATCGTCTTCTCTCTGGTGAGAGTGGCATTGATATCATCGATCGGTTTGATGCTTCAAAGTTTCCCACTCGATTTGGTGGCCAGATTCGTGGGTTCAGCTCTGAAGGTTATATTGATGGCAAGAACGATCGTAGACTTGATGATTATCTTAGGTTCTGTATTGTTGCTGGTAAGAAGGCCCTTGAGCATGCTTCCCTTACTCGTGATGGCCTCTCTAAGCAG atttttcaTAGTATAAAGTGA
- the LOC122063909 gene encoding pentatricopeptide repeat-containing protein At3g49240, mitochondrial-like has translation MAAASALITRKEVLTVTLSLSLSPFVKKHLYFQPNKVEEQRKTRKSYNGDGSDELRRAAERRRRKRRLRIEPPLNSLRHTQPQQRPINPNPNPNAPKLPESVTVLTGNRLNLHNRILTLIRQNDLDEAALLTRHSIYSNCRPTIFTCNAVMAALLRQSRYSDLLSLHRFITQAGVVANVVTHNLLINAYCDCRKTDTALEHYKQLINDAPFNPSPTTYRILVKGLVDNNKVDRAVELKNEMLEKGFAPDSIVYNHLMLGLVKKLDPDGVLALYEELKEKLGFVSLMLMLPLP, from the coding sequence ATGGCCGCTGCAAGTGCTCTAATCACCAGGAAAGAGGTTTTAActgtaactctctctctctctctctctccatttgttAAAAAACATCTCTACTTTCAGCCGAACAAGGtggaagaacagagaaaaaccagaaaatcaTATAATGGAGACGGATCAGATGAGCTTCGCCGTGCCGCCGAGCGTCGTCGCCGCAAGCGCCGCCTCCGAATAGAACCACCTCTCAACTCCCTCCGTCACACCCAGCCCCAACAACGTcccataaaccctaaccctaatcctAATGCCCCCAAACTCCCAGAATCCGTCACTGTCCTCACCGGCAATCGCCTCAACCTCCACAACCGAATCCTTACCCTCATCCGCCAGAACGACCTGGATGAAGCCGCACTCCTCACTCGGCATTCCATTTACTCCAATTGCAGACCCACCATCTTTACTTGTAACGCTGTCATGGCCGCTCTCCTCCGCCAATCTCGATACTCCGATCTCCTCTCGCTTCATCGATTTATCACTCAGGCTGGTGTCGTTGCTAACGTCGTCACCCACAATCTCCTCATTAACGCCTACTGTGATTGTAGGAAAACTGATACTGCTCTTGAACATTATAAGCAGCTTATCAATGATGCCCCTTTTAATCCTTCTCCTACTACTTATCGCATTCTTGTGAAGGGGCTTGTGGATAACAACAAGGTTGATCGGGCTGTAGAACTGAAAAATGAGATGCTTGAGAAGGGTTTCGCTCCGGACTCAATTGTCTATAATCATCTCATGTTGGGGCTAGTGAAGAAATTAGATCCAGATGGAGTTCTGGCTTTATACGAGGAATTAAAGGAGAAGCTAGGGTTTGTTTCGCTGATGCTGATGCTGCCGCTGCCATGA